The segment TGATATGGTCGTAATAATTGCGTTGCCAAACGGTCTGAATATCGGTGTTTTGGTGGGCCCATTTTGTGACACCGATTTTAAATCCCCGTACGATGGAACCAATTGTATTTGATGTGCCGCGTGGTTGTGGGGGTAGGGGCGAATAATTATTCGCCCCTACGGTTGCATACGTCACACGATTTCCGCCATCCCCGGCATCAATGGCGATGATTCCATGAACATGGTTTGGCATCACCACATATTCATCCAATGTTGCATGTGGGAAATGGTTGGGAATTTCCCCCCAATATTGGTGAACCCTTTGACCCAATGGATTCAATAACATGACACCATTCATAATGTCACCAAATAATCGTTTGCGGTTCTGGGTGCAAATGGTAATAAAATACGACCCCGGACGGGTGTAATCATATTCCTTTAACCGGATCGATTGGCGATTGTGTTTTTCTGGATTGTATTGGGATTGGCGGGGCTGTTTTGGGCCGCCTTGGGGATAAAAATCACGTGACATATACAGACCTCGGGGCGTATTGGCTATTTTAACCAGTATGCCCCTGACCGGCTAAAATCTCCATGAACACTTGCCTAACACCCTATCCAAACGCCACCTGCATTAATGCATTGAAATTCTGTTCCAACTCGCGCAGACTGGCGGTCAGGGACTGCTTGAGAAGGTTTATCATTCATACTCAAAGTCTTGCAGGCACAAAACTTCAATACTTTGAACTCTTTTTAACTGAATATCATTGGTCAAAAAGGCATCGCAGTCTACATGCTGTGCTGTGGCAATTTGCAGAGCGTCGGTTAGTGTCAAATTGTATTGCACACGCAACTCTGCCGCCTGATGCCCGATGATTTCGTTGATCTCAACAAACTGTGTATTCTCGGCATGAATAATCAATGATCGAAAAGTCTCAATGAAAGGTAATTGATTCAATCGAATGGGAAAGATCAAACATTCAGCCAAAGTGATCGGAGAGGTAACTGCAGATAAGAGACCTTGATCGATGGCCTCAAAAATGGGATTTGCGCGTGAAAAATAGGTTGTATTTTGTTCCACATAATAGATAATCGGCGCTGTATCCAAAAACACTTTTTGAATTGAGGCCAATTTCGCTTTTATGTTCATGATGTATGTGGGATAGGTCTGTCTGCTTCCTGGCGTTGGCGGGAAACCCAATTTTGGGCATCTTCTCCCATGAGGGGAGAGACAACACTACCGGCAATTTCTTTCCACTTCCGATTGGGAGCATTTTGTCTTTGTTTCAGCCGCTGAATAAAATCAATCACTTCGGCCTGTTTATCTGGTGACAAAGAGTGAAAATCGTTGATTAAATTGTTGTCTTGAAACATTTTTTTCACCTCTTTTATGATTATACCCCAAGAGCTGGGCTCGTTTTCTTCATCCTCCAAACGCGTCCTGCATCAAAGCCTGAAAATGCTGCTCCAACTCGCGCAGGCTGGCCGTCATGAATTGCTTGAGGGATTTGATCTGCTAGACACGGTCAGTGAAGGTTTGCTGGAGATCGGCCCTCATCAGCATACGCTTTCAAAAATCCATCCAAACGATAAACAGATTGGTATCCCAAAAGACTTTACTCACCAATCAGCTCTTAAATCAGCGACGTATTGATCAGGATCTGTATCCTGCCAGATTTCTGCCCCCAGGCCATGGAAACCTTCTGCTGCCTTCAAACTGCGTTCCACTGCACCCGTTCTTTCTTGACGCACTTTTTTCTGGCGCAAATAGCCCATAAAATCAGCCACTTCCTGCTGCATCTCGGTGGAGAGTTCCGCGATTTCTTCTGCCAGGCTCATAGAGGAATCTCCTGATTTTACTTTGTTCAATATACTGATTATAGCTGAACCCCAGCCTATAAATAAACCTAGCCAAAGGCCTCTTGCATCAGCGCATTGAAGTTCTGCTCCAGCTCGCGCATGCTGGCGGTCATAGACTGCTGGTCGGTTCCATGAATTATGGTTCTTCGAGCCAATCTTCAATTTGCAAACCTGGAACTCTTGAGAACTCACGGGTATTGTGGGTGACCAAAATCATCTGATTGGCTCGCGCAATGGCTGCGATTTGCAAATCATAAGGCCCTATGGGTGTTGCCTGTTTGGCGAGATGGGCACGAATATCTCCAAAGTGACGGGCTGCCTCTCCATCAAAGGGAAACGAGTCAACCAACTTAAAAAGTTGCTCTAATTTTTCGAGATTTTGTTGAACACGCTCACTTTTATAAGCACCATAGAGGAGTTCTGCTTTGACAATATCACAAAGTCTTAGCTGCTTTGGATCAAGATGGGCAATCTTTTGGTGAAGTGGGTTTGCTTGCGGTGACAGATATTGAATCCAGATATTGGTGTCTAATAGCCACATTACTCCAGTTCCAATCGCTGTTCGTACTCTCCTTGTGGTTCACGCTCTAATGAGCCCGACCAGCTTCCTGCCAATGATGCCAGCGAAAGCTTTTCTTCAGATATAGACGGCTGATCGACAAGCAAAAAAATGACTTCTGTTCGCTTATGTTTCACTTCAGGCGGAACAGGGATAAAATCACCTGGGTCTTCAACAATTTGTCGCAGGGCAAACATAGTGGCCTCTTTGAACGGATTTTCTACAATTGTATCATACGGTTTTTACCCAAAGGCTTCCTGCATCAAGGCCTGAAAATTCTGCTCCAGCTCGCGCAGACTGGCCTGCATCTGCTGCTTGAGGGCTTCGATCTGCTGCACCCGGTCGGCGAAGGCTTGCTGGAGGGGGAGGGGGGGAATTGGGATTAGAAGATCTTTGATTTGAGAAAACTCGATGTTGTCAGCAGTAACAGCACGAACTTTACCTAACAGAACCGGTTGAAAGAAGTTAAAAATATAAAGTAAAAACTCCGCTTTTAAAAGGTCTTTTTTGGGCACAAAAGCTTTCATATCTTGATTAAGAGTAACAGGAACAGTATTGATCGCAACAGGAAGTTTATTTTTTAGAATACCACTTCGTATAACCATTAAAACAGAGCCTGTTTTTATCAATTTTGCTGAACTTGAAGAAATAGCATTTTCGGTTATTTTATCAATACTGTTATTTATCCATATAACTTTCATATCTTTGGGTGTTACCCAGGGAATCAAGCCGGTGTAATAGTCTGGATTGCTCTTTGATGGAGTACCACCCCCCATGATAGAGCTACAGACAGAACTAACAGACTTCACCTCCCACCCCTTCTCATTTTTCACCGGGTCACCAAACATCTCATAAAACAGCGACTGCACCAGCGCGTCCATCAGCGTGAGCTGTTCTTTGCGCTGGTCGATGAGCCGCTGGGCCTGGTCGAGGCGGGCCACGATGCGCTGCTGTTCGGGCAGCGGGGGGAGGGGGATTTCGAGGGACCTTAGAACATCAAGAGTTACCCCCTGCACTGTTGCACCTTTTCCCCTTGATTCAATGTAATTGGCTCGGGAAAATAGCGAATAGACAAGAAAATCTCTCGATAGAAGCGATTCATCTTTTATCAAAACTGCTTTTAAATCCTGATTTATTGCGACATCAACAGAACAGACGGCTACCTTACCTAATGCCATACGGGTTGGAATGATAATCGTCCCAGCCTTAATCAAATTTGAAGCAGAATTTTTTAGACCTAATTCAGTAATTGATTCTTGAGCAGAATCAATTTTAAATGTCTTAAAATCTTTGACCGAAACCCAGGGAATTGAGCCATCCCAAAAATCTGGATTTGAGCGATCAGGTGTTCCACCCCCAGTGAATGTACAAACATCCCCCAAATTCACTATCGGCCACCGAAGCTTTCCAGCCACTGCCGCTTCCTGAGCGGAGTCGAAGGAAGCCGTTTCCTCCAGGTCAGGAATCGTCAATTGTTCCATAGTGTGTGTCATGGTGCTTCTTCTCTCTGGGCAAACAACTCGCCCCATTCATGCAGTTTCTGTTTGAGCAAGGCTTTGGGTATCATCTTTGTTTAGTACTTCGTCAATTCTAGAGTTAAGGTAATTTTTGAAATCCCGCTTGGGAAAAATGTTTATCAAAGCTCAATGCGGTCTCTATGTTCAGATCTTCCATCACCAAAAAAGACAGACAGTCGGTCAAAGAATAGCCTTTGTCGTGATGTTTTTGAAAATAGAGCCAGGCTTTTTGAAACAAAGGTTCTTCGACTTGAATCAGGTTGATAGAGGGGCTGCTTAACAAATTATTTCCGATTTCTACTGCCTTTGAATGAAAACCACGACTATTAAAAAAAGTCACAATTTCATCAAACACATAAGAAGTGGTCACCAGTGTGGGTTGGCCAGAAACAAGATTTTTCCAATGATTCAGAGCCGTCTGATGGTTTTGATCGCTTGCAATTTCCAGAGCAATCATATACCCAGTGTCAAGAAAGAGGACACTCATGAATGATAAAGATAAACATCATGGTTTTCAGAAGCATCAGTCAGATCGTCTGAGACGGGATTTTTTCCAAACATAAAGATGGGATCAGAAGCGTCAGTCTGAATCACAGTGTTTGTTTGCTTGGCTTTGAGCCGCTGAATAAAATCAATCACTTCTGCCTGCTTGTCAGAAGGCAAAGCATGAAATTCATCAAGTAATTGTTTGTCTTGCATCATGGGCTTGATCCTCTCAATTGATTATACTACTCCTAAATCTCAGCCAATAATTCCGGGTGTTTCTCGACGAGTTTAAGCAACTTGACAACAGGCGCTGGTGGGTTCGTTTCACCCCGTTCATAGCGTGAGAAAGCGACTTTGCCAACGCCAAATTTAGCTGCAAGTTCAGTCTGAGTCAGTTTGAGTTTTTTACGAATACGACGGATCTCTTCACTGACATTGCCTTTCACAGAACGAATCAAAGCCGTCTGGGCTTCGGTGTAACGGCGATAACTCTCCGCAGACCAGACACCTTCCTCACATTGTTGGCACTGCATCAATTCCATCCCGTGCAAGGTCAGTGATTGCCCTGCATAGCTCAGGGTTTCATCTATTGTCTGAACTGATATGTTTTGAGAACCACATTTTGGGCATTTCATAAAAACATATTAATCAAATTGATTAATTAAGTCAATTTGATTAATTTATCAATCTCCCCTTCAGCGCCTCAATCCCCTACTGAATCTCGTTTTTCAGCTCTGATGCCTTGCCACGAACCTTTCCCACTATATTTAAATATGATGATGTACTTCATAGTGTTTTTCATGCCCTTGGATTCCATCTGTTTTATTGTTATGATGAATGTAATAAGACCCGCCAAGGCTAGGTGCGCAAGCACTCCTCAAAGTGGCGGGTTACTGTTTTAAGGCCGAAATGAAACAATTTACAAAGCCATCACTCACCCTTGATGAACAAATAGTACTGCTTGAAAAGCGTGGCTTGATAATATCTGACCGCAAAGAAGCCCTATTTTATCTTTCTCACCTAAATTATTACAGGTTAAGAGCCTATTGGATGCTCTTTGAGGAGGATTCAGTCAACCATCATTTTAAACAGAACACGCAGTTTGAAGACATTGTCAAACTGTATATCTTTGATCGTGAATTGCGGTTGTTGATGCTTGATGCACTTGAACGAATTGAGGTATCAGTACGTTCTCAATGGGCATATCAATTAAGTGTTTATGGGGGCGCACATGCCCATATCGACCCAATTTATGCAAAAAGACGTGACCTTTGGCAAAGTGATATTGAG is part of the bacterium (Candidatus Blackallbacteria) CG13_big_fil_rev_8_21_14_2_50_49_14 genome and harbors:
- a CDS encoding VapC toxin family PIN domain ribonuclease, with amino-acid sequence MWLLDTNIWIQYLSPQANPLHQKIAHLDPKQLRLCDIVKAELLYGAYKSERVQQNLEKLEQLFKLVDSFPFDGEAARHFGDIRAHLAKQATPIGPYDLQIAAIARANQMILVTHNTREFSRVPGLQIEDWLEEP
- a CDS encoding XRE family transcriptional regulator, whose amino-acid sequence is MKCPKCGSQNISVQTIDETLSYAGQSLTLHGMELMQCQQCEEGVWSAESYRRYTEAQTALIRSVKGNVSEEIRRIRKKLKLTQTELAAKFGVGKVAFSRYERGETNPPAPVVKLLKLVEKHPELLAEI
- a CDS encoding restriction endonuclease subunit S — translated: MEQLTIPDLEETASFDSAQEAAVAGKLRWPIVNLGDVCTFTGGGTPDRSNPDFWDGSIPWVSVKDFKTFKIDSAQESITELGLKNSASNLIKAGTIIIPTRMALGKVAVCSVDVAINQDLKAVLIKDESLLSRDFLVYSLFSRANYIESRGKGATVQGVTLDVLRSLEIPLPPLPEQQRIVARLDQAQRLIDQRKEQLTLMDALVQSLFYEMFGDPVKNEKGWEVKSVSSVCSSIMGGGTPSKSNPDYYTGLIPWVTPKDMKVIWINNSIDKITENAISSSSAKLIKTGSVLMVIRSGILKNKLPVAINTVPVTLNQDMKAFVPKKDLLKAEFLLYIFNFFQPVLLGKVRAVTADNIEFSQIKDLLIPIPPLPLQQAFADRVQQIEALKQQMQASLRELEQNFQALMQEAFG
- a CDS encoding VapC toxin family PIN domain ribonuclease; the encoded protein is MNIKAKLASIQKVFLDTAPIIYYVEQNTTYFSRANPIFEAIDQGLLSAVTSPITLAECLIFPIRLNQLPFIETFRSLIIHAENTQFVEINEIIGHQAAELRVQYNLTLTDALQIATAQHVDCDAFLTNDIQLKRVQSIEVLCLQDFEYE
- a CDS encoding nucleic acid-binding protein, which codes for MSVLFLDTGYMIALEIASDQNHQTALNHWKNLVSGQPTLVTTSYVFDEIVTFFNSRGFHSKAVEIGNNLLSSPSINLIQVEEPLFQKAWLYFQKHHDKGYSLTDCLSFLVMEDLNIETALSFDKHFSQAGFQKLP